GAAATAGCCGGGGCCGCAGTGCGGCCTATCGCCGGCAAGCCGGCTCCCACAGGACCACGCAGGGCTTAGGCTATCGCGCAATCCACTGTGGGAGCTGGCTTGCCAGCGATTGGCCCTGGGATGAACACCGATGGCCGGCCCGGAACAAACCCCCGGCACCCCAGTCCAACCCCTCGTTTCCCGGCCATTTCGGCCGACGAGGTCTCTCCCGATGAAAGCATTCACCCTGGCAACTCTGATGACCCTGGCTGCAAGCCCGGTGTTCGCCTTCAACCTGAGCGACGCGGCCAATGCCGTCTCGGCCATACAGAACCAGAACCAACAGGCCCAGGGGCAAGCGCCAGCCGCCCAGGCCAACCTGCTCAATACGCTGGGCAGCGAATTGAAGATCACCCCCGAGCAGGCTATCGGCGGCGCGGGGGCCATGTTGGGCCTGGCGCGCAACAACCTCAGCGGCGATGACTACGGGCAGTTGACCAAGGCCGTGCCGGGGCTCGACCTGCTGTCCGGCAACAATGCGCTGGGTGGGCTGAACGGCCTGGGGCAGTTGCTGGGCAATGACAAGAACAGCTCGGCTTTGAGCAATGCGCTAGGCGGTGAAGTCGAGAACCGCAATGACCTGGACAACGCCTTCAAGGCGCTGGGCATGGATACCGGGATGATCGGCCAGTTCGCGCCGTTGATCCTGCAGTACCTGGGGCAGCAGGGGATTGCCGGGTCGTTGCTGCAAAACCTGGGAAGTTTGTGGGGTAGCCCGGCGGTAGCCACCCCGTCGGTCTGATCCAAGATGTTGTAGGAGCGGGGCAAGCCCGCTCCTACAGAAAATGTGTGGGACTATGCGGTCTCGGAGAAATCCACCAACTGCACCGGTCGACGGAAACCAGCCGTCAGCACCGCCAAGTACGCCAGCCCCAACGCAAACCAGCACAAGCCGATCACTAGCGTCAGCGCCGACAGGCTGGTCCACAGCCACAAGGTCAGGCTCAACCCCACCAGCGGCACCGCGCCATAGCGCAGCAGGCCCAGCGGTGTGCGCTGGTTGACGTCATCCATCAGGTGGGTCTTCACCACCGCTAGGTTCACCGCCGAGAACGCCACCAGCGCGCCAAAGCTGATCAGCGAGGCGAGGGTGGCCAGGTCGATCACCAGTGCCAGCAGCGAGAACGCCGACACCAGCAGGGTGGCGAACACCGGCGTGCCGAAGCGCGGCGACAGGTAGCCGAAGCTGCGCTGCGGCAGCACGCGGTCGCGGCCCATGGTGAACAGGATGCGCGACACCGCCGCCTGCGAGGCCAGCGCCGAGCCCAGGCTGCCGGCAACGAAGGCAGCGGTGAAGAAGTTGGCGAGGAACTGGCCGCCGGCCTTCATCATCACTTCGTTGGCCGCGGCATCGGTGTTGGCGAAGGTGCTGCCCGGCAGCACCAGCTGGCTGACATAGGCCAGCACGGTGAACAGCAGCCCGGCCCCGAGGGTGGTGAGGATGATCGCCCGCGGCACGTCGCGGCGGGCGTCCTTGCATTCTTCGGCCAGGGTCGACACGGCATCGAAGCCGAGGAACGACAGGCACAGCACCGCTGCCCCCGCCATCAAGGTAGCGAAGCCCGGCGCGCTGCCATCACCGCGCAGCGGCGCCAGCAGGTCCACCGGCTGCCCGGCCAGGCCCTGCCAGGACAGGGCGACGAACACGCCGATGAAGACGATCTGCGCGCCGACGATCAGGTTACTGGTCTTGGCCACCGAGTGGATGCCGACCACGTTGAGCACGGTCACCACGGCGATGGCCGCCAGCACGATGGCCCAGGCCGGGATGGCCGGGAAGGCGATGTTGAGAAACAGCCCGATCAGCAGGTAATTGATCATCGGGATGAACAGGTAATCGAGCAGCAGCGACCAACCCGCCAGGAAACCCACGTTGGGGCCGAACGCCATGTTGGTGTAGGAGTACGCCGAGCCCGCGACCGGGAAGCGCTTGACCATGAAGCTGTAGGAGGTGGCGGTGAACAGCATGGCCAGCAGGGTGACCAGGTAGGCTCCGGCGGTACGGCCACCGGTGAGTTCGGTGACGATGCCGTAGGTGGTGAAGATGGTCAGCGGGACCATGTACACCAGGCCGAAGAACACCAGGGCGGGCAGGCCTAGGACGCGGCGCAGTTGCGCGGGGGCGGAGCAGGGAGGGTTGGCCATCGATCGATCCTGGCTTTTCTTGTAGTTGTGGTTGATCGATTTTTATCCACTCAGGCGGGTGGTGACAAACAAAGAGTTGCTTATGTCGATTATAAATCTGGATTTTAATCGGGGTTTGGTGGGGTATTCATAGGCCCTATCGCGGGCAAGAGCGCGACAGGGCCATTGGTTTCAGCGCATCTCTGCGCGCAATTGCGCGATCCGCTGGTCTTTGTCCAGCCACAGCTGGTTGACCCAGGCCTGCACGGTCTGGCGGAACGCCGGGTCGTTCTCGTAATCGCCCTCACACAGCGCCGGGTCCAGTTCGCGCACGCGGATGTCGATGATCACCCGGCTGATGCTGCCGTTGAGCAGGTCCCAGAACCCCGGCGCCTTGTCGCCCGGGTAGACGATGGTCACATCGAGCAGCGCATCCAGCTGCTCGCCCAGCGCCGCCAGCACGAAAGCCACGCCGCCGGCCTTGGGCTTGAGCAGGTGACGGTAGGGCGATTGCTGCTCGGCGCGCTTGGCCTCGGTGAAGCGGGTGCCTTCGAGGTAGTTGACCACCGTCACTGGCTGGCGCTTGAACAGCTCGCAGGCGGCCTTGGTGATCTCCAGGTCCTTGCCCTTGAGTTCGGGGTGCTTGTCGAGGAAGGCCTTGCTGTAGCGCTTCATGAACGGGTAATCCAGGCCCCACCAGGCCAGGCCCAGCAGCGGTACCCAGATCAGCTCTTTCTTGAGGAAGAATTTGAAGAACGGCACGCGGCGGTTGAGGCTCTCGATCAGCGCCGGGATATCCACCCAGGTCTGGTGATTGCTCACGCACAGGTACGAGGTGTCCTGGCGCAGCGTGTCGACGCCGCGGATGTCCCATTGGGTGGGGATGCATAGGGCGAAGATGGCCTTGTCGATTTCCGACCAGGTTTCGGCGATCCACATCACCGCGGCCGACGCGTAGTCGCGGCCACGGCCCGGCAGCACCAGCTTGAGCAGGGCGAAGACCAGCAGCGGGCCGATCAGCACCAGGGTGTTGAGCAGCAGCAGGGTGAGGGTGAGGATGCCGGTCAGCAGGCGACGCATAAGGGGACTCTTGTTGTGTGAGGTGAACGGTTGGCAATGATAAGCAGGGTATGGCCCTTAGCCAAACGTCGTACGTCCATTAACTGGGACAAATGTTTCACATTATGTTGTTTAACCTGTGGCGACGAACCTATCCTGCCCGCACAGTCTAAGCACTGACCCCTCTCAAGGAAGCCTGCCCTGTGAAACCCTTGCTTGCCCTGCTGTCCCTTCTGGCGCTGCCGGTAATGGCCGCCGAACCGACGCTCTATGGCCGTTACGAGAACATCAAGCTGCCGGAGATCGGCCAGACCCTCAAAGCCAAGATGGATACCGGCGCCTGGACCGCTTCGCTGTCGGCCAAGGACATCGAGATGTTCACCCGTGATGGCAACGAGTGGGTGCGCTTCCGCCTGGCGACCGAGGGCGCCAGCGACAAGCTCTACGAGCATGAAGTGTCGCGTATCAGCAAGATCAAGAACCGCGCCGAGGAAGATGACGAGGAGGAGTCGCCAGCGCTCTCGCATCGCCCGGTGATCGACCTGGAAATGTGCCTGGGCGATGTGAAACGCACCGTGGAGGTCAACCTGGTCGACCGCAGCAATTTCCGCTATCCGCTGTTGATCGGCTCCAAGGCCCTGCGCAAGTTCAAGGCGGCGGTGGATCCGCGCGAGAAGTTCACGGCAGGCAAGCCGGGCTGCTGATACAGCAGTTGCAAGCATAGAGCGACAAGCTGCAAGAAACGGCGGATCGGTGTAAGTTGCCGCGATCCGCTTTCACTTGAAGCTTGCAGCTCGAGGCTTGCCGCTCAGATGCCCCACATCCTCATCGTCGAAGACGAATCCGCCATCGCCGACACCCTCATCTACGCCCTGCAGGCCGATGGCCACAGCACCGAGTGGGTGACCCTCGGCAGCGCCGCCGTCGAGCAGCAGCGCCTGCGCCCGGCCGACCTGGTGATCCTCGATATCGGCCTGCCCGATATCAGTGGCTTCGAGACCTGCCGCCAGCTGCGCCGCTTCAGCGAGGTGCCGGTGATGTTCCTCAGCGCCCGCGACGCCGAGATCGACCGCGTGCTGGGCCTGGAGATCGGCGCCGACGACTACGTGGTCAAACCGTTCAGCCCACGCGAGGTGGCGGCGCGGGTGCGGGCGATCCTCAAGCGCATGGCGCCGAGGGTTGAAGTGGCCAGCGACAGCACGCCGTTCCAGCTCGATACCCTGGCGATGCGCATCAGCTACCGGGGCCAGGCGCTGGCGCTCACCCGCCACGAGTTCCGCTTGCTGCAAAGCCTGCTCGAGCAACCGCGCCGGGTGTTCAGCCGCGAGCAACTGCTCGATGGCTTGGGCGTGGCTTCGGACGTGGGCTACGAGCGCACCATCGACAGCCATATCAAGAGCCTGCGCGCCAAGCTGCGCCAGGTCGCCCCTGACGCCGAGGCGATCCAGACGCATCGCGGCCTGGGCTACAGCTACAGCCCGGAGCACGCCTGATGCGCCTGGGGATTCGCATTTTCCTGGTGTACTTCCTGTTCGTCGGCCTGGCGGGTTACTTCCTGCTCAATACGGTGCGCGAGCAGATCCGCCCGGTGGTGCGTCAGTCATCGGAAGAAACCCTGGTGGACACCGCCAACCTGTTGGCCGAGATCCTTCATGACGATGTTAAGAACGGCACCCTGACCCAGAGCCGCCTGTCGCAGGTGCTGGCTTCCTATGGCGAGCGCCGCCCCAGCGCGCAGATTTGGGGATTGGCGAAAAACCAGGTCAGCCACCGGATCTACGTGACCGATGCCAAGGGCATCGTTCTGCTCGACTCCAGTGGCCAGGACTTGGGCAAGGACTATTCGCGCTGGAACGACGTCTATCTCACCCTGCGTGGCCAGTACGGCGCACGCTCGACCCGCAGCGACCCGGATGACGAAAGCACCTCGGTGATGCATGTGGCGGCGCCGATCCTCGACGGCGGCCAGATCATCGGCGTGGTCACCGTGGCCAAGCCCAACAGCTCGCTGCAGCCATACATCGACCGTTCCGAGCGGCGCCTGCTGATCCTCGGCCTGGGGCTGATCGTGCTCGGCCTGTTGGTCGGTGCGGCGCTGTCGTGGTGGCTGACCCGCTCGCTGCGCCGCCTCACCCACTATGCCCAGGCGGTCAGCGAAGGCCAGCGCGCCGCGCTGCCGCACTACAAGGGCGGCGAGCTGCTGCAGCTGGCCACGGCGGTGGAGCGCATGCGCACGCAGCTCGAAGGCAAGGCTTATGTCGAACGCTACGTGCATACGCTCACCCATGAACTCAAAAGCCCGCTGGCGGCGATCCGTGGCGCCTCGGAGCTGCTTCAGGGCGACATGCCGCAAGAGCAGCGTACGCGCTTTGCCGGCAATATCGAGCGCGAGAGCGAGCGTCTGCAACAGATGATCGAGCGCCTGCTCAACCTGGCCCGGGTCGAGCAGATGCAGGCCCTGGAGGATGAGCAGCAGGTGGCGGTGGCGGCGTTGGTCGACGAACTGCTGCTGGCCCATGGCACGAGGATCGACGGTGCCGGGTTGCAGGTTCGCCAGCGGATCCCGGCAGGGCTCAGGCTGCTGTGCGATCCATTCCTGATGCGCCAGGCGCTGGCCAACCTGCTGGACAACGCGCTGGATTTCACCCCGCAGCAAGGCGCGCTGGCCTTTGAGCTGGAGCGCGACGGCGAGCGGGTGGCCTTGAGCCTGTTCAACCAGGGTCAGGCTATCCCCGAATATGCCCTGGGCCGGGTCAGCGAGCGGTTCTATTCGCTGCCAAGACCGGGGACCGGGCGCAAGAGCAGCGGGCTGGGGCTGAACTTCGTCGCTGAGGTGATGCAGCTGCACGGCGGGGCGTTGGCGGTGGACAACGTCGAGGGTGGCGTGCGGGTGAGGTTGTGGCTGCCGGCGCGGCG
This sequence is a window from Pseudomonas maumuensis. Protein-coding genes within it:
- a CDS encoding DUF2780 domain-containing protein, coding for MKAFTLATLMTLAASPVFAFNLSDAANAVSAIQNQNQQAQGQAPAAQANLLNTLGSELKITPEQAIGGAGAMLGLARNNLSGDDYGQLTKAVPGLDLLSGNNALGGLNGLGQLLGNDKNSSALSNALGGEVENRNDLDNAFKALGMDTGMIGQFAPLILQYLGQQGIAGSLLQNLGSLWGSPAVATPSV
- a CDS encoding APC family permease, translated to MANPPCSAPAQLRRVLGLPALVFFGLVYMVPLTIFTTYGIVTELTGGRTAGAYLVTLLAMLFTATSYSFMVKRFPVAGSAYSYTNMAFGPNVGFLAGWSLLLDYLFIPMINYLLIGLFLNIAFPAIPAWAIVLAAIAVVTVLNVVGIHSVAKTSNLIVGAQIVFIGVFVALSWQGLAGQPVDLLAPLRGDGSAPGFATLMAGAAVLCLSFLGFDAVSTLAEECKDARRDVPRAIILTTLGAGLLFTVLAYVSQLVLPGSTFANTDAAANEVMMKAGGQFLANFFTAAFVAGSLGSALASQAAVSRILFTMGRDRVLPQRSFGYLSPRFGTPVFATLLVSAFSLLALVIDLATLASLISFGALVAFSAVNLAVVKTHLMDDVNQRTPLGLLRYGAVPLVGLSLTLWLWTSLSALTLVIGLCWFALGLAYLAVLTAGFRRPVQLVDFSETA
- a CDS encoding acyltransferase, whose product is MRRLLTGILTLTLLLLNTLVLIGPLLVFALLKLVLPGRGRDYASAAVMWIAETWSEIDKAIFALCIPTQWDIRGVDTLRQDTSYLCVSNHQTWVDIPALIESLNRRVPFFKFFLKKELIWVPLLGLAWWGLDYPFMKRYSKAFLDKHPELKGKDLEITKAACELFKRQPVTVVNYLEGTRFTEAKRAEQQSPYRHLLKPKAGGVAFVLAALGEQLDALLDVTIVYPGDKAPGFWDLLNGSISRVIIDIRVRELDPALCEGDYENDPAFRQTVQAWVNQLWLDKDQRIAQLRAEMR
- a CDS encoding ATP-dependent zinc protease family protein, producing the protein MKPLLALLSLLALPVMAAEPTLYGRYENIKLPEIGQTLKAKMDTGAWTASLSAKDIEMFTRDGNEWVRFRLATEGASDKLYEHEVSRISKIKNRAEEDDEEESPALSHRPVIDLEMCLGDVKRTVEVNLVDRSNFRYPLLIGSKALRKFKAAVDPREKFTAGKPGC
- the creB gene encoding two-component system response regulator CreB, with the translated sequence MPHILIVEDESAIADTLIYALQADGHSTEWVTLGSAAVEQQRLRPADLVILDIGLPDISGFETCRQLRRFSEVPVMFLSARDAEIDRVLGLEIGADDYVVKPFSPREVAARVRAILKRMAPRVEVASDSTPFQLDTLAMRISYRGQALALTRHEFRLLQSLLEQPRRVFSREQLLDGLGVASDVGYERTIDSHIKSLRAKLRQVAPDAEAIQTHRGLGYSYSPEHA
- the creC gene encoding two-component system sensor histidine kinase CreC, which produces MRLGIRIFLVYFLFVGLAGYFLLNTVREQIRPVVRQSSEETLVDTANLLAEILHDDVKNGTLTQSRLSQVLASYGERRPSAQIWGLAKNQVSHRIYVTDAKGIVLLDSSGQDLGKDYSRWNDVYLTLRGQYGARSTRSDPDDESTSVMHVAAPILDGGQIIGVVTVAKPNSSLQPYIDRSERRLLILGLGLIVLGLLVGAALSWWLTRSLRRLTHYAQAVSEGQRAALPHYKGGELLQLATAVERMRTQLEGKAYVERYVHTLTHELKSPLAAIRGASELLQGDMPQEQRTRFAGNIERESERLQQMIERLLNLARVEQMQALEDEQQVAVAALVDELLLAHGTRIDGAGLQVRQRIPAGLRLLCDPFLMRQALANLLDNALDFTPQQGALAFELERDGERVALSLFNQGQAIPEYALGRVSERFYSLPRPGTGRKSSGLGLNFVAEVMQLHGGALAVDNVEGGVRVRLWLPARRVS